CATTTTTATAGAAAAAAAATTATCATTATTTTAAAATAGGTAAAGTATATTTGCATGAAATTGATTAGTATGCATAAATTTTAATTTTTTTTGAAATAAAACCAATATTCAAAAATAAGTGAAGCAATCTTATATTAATGCGCATATATTATCAATATAGCATACAAATAATGGTATATGACTAAAATTTCCAATGATGCACATCGGGAAATAATTCAAATGGGATCCCACGACAGTTTTTTGGTATTTGACAGGACCAAGGAAAAATTTGATTTTCCCCTGCATTACCATCCGGAATTTGAGTTGAATTATATTTCCAATGGAGCGGGTCTTAGAAGGGTAGTTGGAAACAGCATTTCTGAAATTGGGGATAAAGAATTGGTTCTGATCGGTTCAAATTTGGAACACTGTTGGGAACAACACAATTGTTCTGCAAAGCAAATACATGAGATCACGGTACAGTTCCAGAATACGTTGCTTCCAGAAAATTTGCTGATGCGGGGTATTATGAGACCCATTAGGAAGATGTTGGAGAAATCAAGAAGGGGAATCGTGTTTTCCGGCCGGGCCATCCAAAATGTTGAAACCAGACTCTTGAATGTGACCAAACTGGATGGGTTCGATTATTTTACGGAATTGTTGTCCATATTATATGACCTGGCCATTTCCAGAAATCAAGTAATGCTATCAACAGCAATGGCAAAAATTGAAAATGGCCGGGACAATGAAAAACTCGATAAAGTTTACATTTTTATTGAAAAAAACTACGGCCGGAAATTGACACTAAAGGAATTATCGGATTTTTCAAATATGACCCCGGTTTCCTTTAATAGGTTCATTAAAAAACATACGGGGAAAACTTTTGTGGAATACCTTAATGATGTTAGGATTGGCAATGCATGTCGACGGCTGATCGAACGTGACGACAGCATTTCTACCGTAGCCTATGCCTGTGGTTTCCATAGTATTGCGAATTTTAACCGAACCTTTAAAAGAATCAAGGGATCTACGCCTACAAAATTCCGAAGTGATTTCTGGGGCATAAAAAAGGTGCTTTAAACAACGGTGCGATGAAAGCCCTTTATTGAAAAGGAAACAGTTAGCCTCTGACTCCCTGATCAAAACACTACTCAACCGAAAACTTGACTTTCCCGATAGGGGTTGTTCAACCAATGGGAATTAGAAGATGTTATTGGTTTGCTAATACACCGATGGCATCTAAAATATCCCGTTTGTCCTTTTCCAAATCATGGGCCACTGCCCTAAAAAAAGGCTGTCGTTCCCTGGGATAATCAAGTTCATAATCCACGGGAACCCCTTTGTTTTCATAGACATTTCCTTGGGGATCCATATAGACTTCGTTAGAAATGGAAAAAGCCCATCCGTTGGGCAATGTTTTCTCCAGGGCCGTTGATAGGGCCCCTTGGGTGGCCGAACCAATTCGCTTGATATGTGGCATGGACATGGTGGCAATGGAAAAGGCTTCGGCAGCGCTCCCGGTTTGGGGGGAGGTCAATACAAAAACAGGTTTGGTAAAGGCTTTTGGTGTACCTTCCAGATATAAAGGTAGCACGGGTGAAAAATCCTTTCCAAAATGCAGTTTTTGATTGGCAATATGCAGTTTCCCTTTGGTGAACCGATTCAAAATCTCAAAACTGACCGCATCTTGCCCACCACCGTTAAATCGTACGTCAATGACAATACTTTCCATTGTGGACAGATCCTTCATCGCATTGGCCATAATGGTCCGAACGGCTTCGGCCTCTTTTTTGATGTAATCCCCCTCATACATTTGTGAAAAGGTCTTTACATAGGCATCCAGATAACCGTTCTTATCGATCAGGTCCTGGGGAACATTCAAATCGGCGTGGAGCCACATGGTCATTACCTGAATATAACCGATGTCATCTGTGAGCTTTCCCCATTGGATCAGTTTGGAATCCTTTGTCAGTTCCTCTTGCAGAAAATGATCTTTGACCATTCCGGCAATCTGCAAATCACCATATTCTGCCAAATCATTTCCTTTGGGTTCTTCCTCTCCTTCTTCTTTTTCCTCTTCCAATGCCGCATATAACCCATCCGTTGCTTCCAGGTACGCATGGTTGTCATTGAGTTTGTCCAAGGTGTCGTCCAGTACATTATAGAGGGTTATCTGGGTGGGATTGGCCTCCAGTTTCCCTTTTTGGTCCAGATAAAGTGAAGTCCAATCAATACGGTTCAACTCCATAAAGGCATAATGTGTTTTAACCGTTTCCGCAAAGACCTCAAAGTTGTACAGTGGATCATTTTGCCTGCTGTGGGATAAGGTTTCCGAGCATAATTTGGGGATGGCATGGGTTCTTGTAAACCGATAGGTGATCACCCCTTTTTGCAATGAGAGCGTATCGTTTTTTAAAAGAAGGCCGTCCATAATTTCAGAAAGGTCGGCTTTACGATTGGGGAGGCATGAAATGGTAGTAACATCATAAAGGGCATATTCGGTACTGTCCTTAATTTGGAGTACCCAGCCCGAACCTAGGGACTCCCAAGTCCCATTGACCCCCTCTGGTTTTGGTTGTTCCTGTTGGCATGA
The sequence above is a segment of the Muricauda sp. SCSIO 64092 genome. Coding sequences within it:
- a CDS encoding AraC family transcriptional regulator translates to MTKISNDAHREIIQMGSHDSFLVFDRTKEKFDFPLHYHPEFELNYISNGAGLRRVVGNSISEIGDKELVLIGSNLEHCWEQHNCSAKQIHEITVQFQNTLLPENLLMRGIMRPIRKMLEKSRRGIVFSGRAIQNVETRLLNVTKLDGFDYFTELLSILYDLAISRNQVMLSTAMAKIENGRDNEKLDKVYIFIEKNYGRKLTLKELSDFSNMTPVSFNRFIKKHTGKTFVEYLNDVRIGNACRRLIERDDSISTVAYACGFHSIANFNRTFKRIKGSTPTKFRSDFWGIKKVL
- a CDS encoding S41 family peptidase; protein product: MRLGFTIFLTFLFISCQQEQPKPEGVNGTWESLGSGWVLQIKDSTEYALYDVTTISCLPNRKADLSEIMDGLLLKNDTLSLQKGVITYRFTRTHAIPKLCSETLSHSRQNDPLYNFEVFAETVKTHYAFMELNRIDWTSLYLDQKGKLEANPTQITLYNVLDDTLDKLNDNHAYLEATDGLYAALEEEKEEGEEEPKGNDLAEYGDLQIAGMVKDHFLQEELTKDSKLIQWGKLTDDIGYIQVMTMWLHADLNVPQDLIDKNGYLDAYVKTFSQMYEGDYIKKEAEAVRTIMANAMKDLSTMESIVIDVRFNGGGQDAVSFEILNRFTKGKLHIANQKLHFGKDFSPVLPLYLEGTPKAFTKPVFVLTSPQTGSAAEAFSIATMSMPHIKRIGSATQGALSTALEKTLPNGWAFSISNEVYMDPQGNVYENKGVPVDYELDYPRERQPFFRAVAHDLEKDKRDILDAIGVLANQ